A genome region from Candidatus Dadabacteria bacterium includes the following:
- a CDS encoding SpoIIE family protein phosphatase: MNDNKIRILVVDDEIDLEQLMLQRMRREIRRGRYEFEFAHNGAEALELLRKDNGFDIVLSDINMPVMDGLTLLAQIPEVDPDIRAVMVSAYGDMENIRTAMNRGAFDFVTKPIDFTDLKTTIERTIENLTLWRKALAARDKLVTLQNELNVARAMQQNILPKSFPDSQAFDLYASMVPALSVGGDFFDVYEFGEGQVGIAIADVSGKGVPAAMFMMASRTLLKACAAISTSPAAVLEQVNTMLSDENDAMTFVTLLYGIYNTETKEFVYANGGHNPPVIVKPNLTTELLEPTGGIALGVMPDFKYQENTVTLEPSSMIVFYTDGVVEAEKENKELFEMDRFCEILRGGTFKDAEEVTNEVFSKVREFAGENPQSDDITCLVLRTT; encoded by the coding sequence ATGAATGACAACAAAATCCGGATTTTAGTTGTCGATGATGAAATAGACCTAGAACAGCTTATGCTGCAGAGAATGCGGCGTGAAATTCGCCGCGGTCGCTACGAATTCGAATTTGCGCACAACGGCGCAGAAGCCCTCGAGCTTCTGCGCAAAGACAACGGGTTTGACATCGTGCTGTCTGATATCAACATGCCCGTTATGGACGGGCTGACATTGCTGGCACAGATACCGGAAGTAGACCCCGATATTCGTGCCGTAATGGTCTCCGCATACGGCGACATGGAAAACATACGGACTGCCATGAACCGCGGGGCATTCGACTTCGTTACCAAGCCTATAGATTTCACGGACCTGAAGACTACAATTGAACGTACGATTGAAAACCTTACCCTCTGGCGCAAGGCTCTTGCCGCACGCGACAAGCTTGTAACTCTCCAGAACGAGCTTAATGTGGCGCGGGCGATGCAGCAGAACATTCTTCCAAAGTCCTTTCCAGATTCTCAGGCATTTGATTTGTACGCAAGCATGGTTCCGGCTCTTTCAGTAGGCGGCGACTTTTTCGATGTTTATGAATTTGGTGAAGGCCAGGTCGGAATCGCAATAGCTGATGTGTCGGGCAAGGGAGTGCCTGCGGCAATGTTCATGATGGCAAGCCGTACATTGCTAAAGGCCTGCGCGGCAATTTCCACCTCTCCGGCCGCCGTGCTGGAGCAGGTAAATACGATGTTGTCGGATGAAAACGATGCCATGACATTCGTAACCCTGTTATACGGCATTTACAATACTGAAACGAAAGAATTTGTGTACGCAAACGGCGGACATAATCCGCCGGTCATTGTCAAACCAAACCTGACAACGGAACTGCTGGAACCGACGGGCGGAATTGCCCTGGGGGTGATGCCAGATTTTAAGTATCAGGAAAACACAGTCACCCTTGAACCGAGTTCCATGATTGTGTTTTATACTGACGGAGTGGTGGAAGCCGAAAAAGAAAACAAGGAATTATTCGAAATGGACAGGTTTTGCGAAATTCTCCGGGGCGGCACTTTCAAGGATGCCGAGGAAGTTACGAACGAGGTGTTCAGCAAGGTCAGGGAATTTGCCGGCGAAAATCCGCAATCTGACGATATAACCTGTCTTGTTCTGCGAACCACATAA
- a CDS encoding STAS domain-containing protein, with the protein MSTQNNQLELQADQIEGVLMISVVGRIDGMNAQEFHENLDKEISDSDSPVVLDLEKLSYISSAGLRSILLVAKTLQGRKTRFMLCSLPGSIKEIFEIAGFDKIINVVESRSDAVAAITG; encoded by the coding sequence ATGAGTACTCAGAACAACCAACTTGAGTTGCAGGCCGATCAGATTGAAGGGGTTCTTATGATAAGCGTAGTTGGCCGGATTGATGGTATGAACGCGCAGGAATTCCACGAAAATCTGGACAAGGAAATTAGCGATTCTGACAGTCCCGTAGTTCTGGATCTTGAAAAGCTGTCCTACATCAGCAGTGCGGGATTGCGATCGATTCTGCTTGTTGCGAAAACACTCCAAGGCAGAAAAACGAGATTCATGCTGTGTTCTCTGCCTGGCTCCATAAAAGAAATCTTCGAGATCGCGGGTTTCGACAAAATCATTAACGTGGTCGAATCTCGTTCCGATGCTGTAGCTGCAATAACGGGTTAA
- a CDS encoding STAS domain-containing protein, which translates to MEGSDKKVQLQTERIEEVLILSLSGEVHGLDVHKLHDELRDATGGPDKLVLLDLEKLLYINSAGLSSVLMVAKRLQEKEAKFAVCSLSRAVKGVFKMSAFDKVIDVFESRSEAIEAIRSG; encoded by the coding sequence ATGGAAGGAAGCGATAAAAAAGTCCAGCTTCAGACCGAGCGGATAGAAGAAGTCCTCATCCTAAGCTTATCCGGAGAGGTTCACGGCCTTGATGTGCATAAACTCCATGACGAACTGCGGGACGCAACTGGCGGGCCCGACAAGCTCGTGCTTCTCGACCTCGAAAAACTCCTCTATATCAATAGCGCTGGTCTGAGCTCTGTTTTGATGGTTGCGAAAAGATTGCAGGAAAAGGAAGCAAAGTTTGCGGTGTGCTCCCTGTCCAGAGCGGTAAAGGGAGTCTTCAAGATGTCGGCTTTTGACAAGGTAATTGATGTGTTTGAGTCCCGTTCCGAAGCCATAGAAGCGATAAGAAGCGGCTAG
- a CDS encoding FAD-dependent oxidoreductase encodes MSPNRNENCPSDYSQTENTEKIRKVAIIGGGVSGLGVAWALHRHPDLFEFRIFEAQPQLGGNAVTADMPQNDGTSIPFDISVTACIPSAYHHMVLFMQQHGIDLVDTKFNYSVKYRGEIYAHDFDSDIRSQLQPEIARFQKLLGRLKWFGKLNHSRSLLLNSLNPFNYISMGTVLNLGRFSGDFRYKVLKPMFVNFLMATNVFDMPASLFARYLEFFDIETATTMHTWDMGTRRIYEEMSAGFRDRIYLNRPVRKVYRSASGVLIEDENGITETFDDVVFACNANQTLMILDNPTLLESFLLSSIRYESELHNHTVVHSDASVLPDNAAKPLKTRSNHIEQYGARPDNYEITYIMHNQQPGAKKSDKPCLVTYNPISRINEEKIVKKWWFQHIVHDVSHIAFLINLFGFVQGRKRTWHCGAHTLINSQETCFVSGLATARQIGADYPFQDSEARKWFNFYGRMMYGWRFRKA; translated from the coding sequence ATGTCGCCGAACAGAAACGAGAATTGCCCGTCTGATTATTCCCAAACGGAGAACACTGAAAAAATAAGAAAGGTCGCTATTATCGGTGGTGGAGTATCCGGGTTGGGGGTGGCTTGGGCTCTGCACCGACACCCTGATCTGTTCGAGTTTCGAATTTTTGAAGCCCAGCCTCAGCTGGGTGGCAATGCCGTAACAGCTGACATGCCGCAAAATGATGGAACCTCGATCCCGTTTGATATTTCCGTTACCGCGTGCATCCCATCGGCATACCACCATATGGTGCTGTTCATGCAGCAACACGGCATCGATCTGGTAGACACCAAATTCAACTACAGCGTGAAGTACCGTGGCGAAATCTACGCGCATGATTTCGACTCAGATATCAGGAGTCAGCTGCAACCGGAAATTGCCAGGTTCCAGAAACTCCTGGGGCGTCTCAAGTGGTTCGGCAAGCTTAACCACTCAAGATCCCTACTGCTCAATTCCCTAAATCCATTTAACTACATCAGCATGGGAACCGTTCTTAACTTGGGCAGGTTTTCCGGAGACTTCAGGTACAAGGTTCTGAAGCCGATGTTCGTCAACTTCCTGATGGCAACGAATGTGTTCGACATGCCCGCGTCCCTGTTTGCCCGGTATCTTGAGTTCTTTGATATAGAAACAGCGACAACAATGCATACATGGGATATGGGTACGCGGCGCATATACGAGGAAATGTCCGCAGGGTTCCGGGACAGGATATATCTCAACAGGCCCGTGAGGAAAGTATATCGAAGCGCATCCGGTGTGCTAATTGAAGATGAGAACGGAATCACGGAGACATTTGATGATGTGGTCTTCGCGTGCAACGCGAACCAGACATTGATGATTCTTGACAATCCGACCTTGCTCGAGAGCTTCCTTCTTTCCTCGATTCGTTACGAGAGCGAACTTCACAACCATACGGTTGTACATTCCGATGCCTCTGTCCTCCCGGACAACGCCGCGAAGCCCCTTAAAACCCGGAGCAACCACATTGAACAGTACGGTGCGAGACCAGACAACTATGAAATCACCTACATCATGCACAACCAGCAACCCGGGGCAAAGAAATCGGACAAGCCGTGCCTAGTGACCTACAACCCGATCAGTCGCATCAACGAAGAGAAAATCGTAAAAAAATGGTGGTTTCAGCACATCGTACACGATGTGTCTCACATAGCCTTTCTGATTAATCTGTTTGGTTTCGTTCAGGGGCGCAAAAGAACCTGGCACTGCGGTGCCCATACCCTGATCAACAGCCAAGAGACATGTTTTGTTTCCGGCCTAGCTACGGCGAGACAGATCGGAGCGGACTATCCGTTTCAGGATTCCGAAGCGAGGAAGTGGTTTAACTTCTACGGACGCATGATGTACGGATGGCGCTTCAGAAAGGCCTAG
- a CDS encoding cytochrome P450: protein MNDPIENHQLSLLDEFILMLLDEESGYFYQVAAHKINCAIIGAALAELSLLSRIDTDVESLLLLDSTETGNPSLDLILKEIVDEPVQHNAQYWIEKLFKHAETITDFTLENLVDLGVLEHHQGDFWTVAAGKLYADADGNDEDASIGQFIRTRIGKDIFSDDIPHPRDIIIVCLIETCDIFPLMFKLNKKAEERIKLICRMDLIGRSMADAVAENINNPLLTTSHHGKKIPRVSLHRILLNPHARTGNLPALFADLTKQYGPVFEIAPPFSKPNIFLSGAEVNRWVRRHGRKYLTSKTLFGDFEKVYGAVGILPALDGADHFRYRKTMTSAYSRGRLEEQLDVVYSKAREYMANWKVGESYPGRDLCRKMINAQMSPLSMNIDTQDIMEDIIAYKERALSTHLLNILPKFMLETPGMKRRAKAIDTLMERVQSVHTAAQRAGCPRNFVDDLLSLNANYPLLMPESNLSFALSAVVLASMYLGDGFSFALYAMASQPELYEKIQSEADALFSNGDPTGKDLTPANLEITDRFVNECLRVYPIVPMSMRGVVNTFTIEGYEIPQGARINIAQTAPHYMEDSFPDPFSFDIDRYLPPRNEHKKPGYAPYGLGPHTCLGNRWMTLHMAVNLLIIAHYFTLRVYPENYKLGITAFPSMKPNKKLKFHVAEQKRELPV, encoded by the coding sequence GTGAATGATCCTATTGAAAACCATCAACTGAGTTTGCTCGACGAGTTCATATTGATGCTCCTTGACGAGGAAAGCGGCTATTTTTACCAAGTAGCCGCCCACAAAATTAACTGCGCTATCATCGGCGCGGCACTTGCGGAACTTTCCCTCCTTTCGCGTATCGACACGGACGTCGAGTCTCTCCTCCTTCTGGATTCAACAGAAACGGGCAACCCCAGCTTAGACCTGATTCTTAAGGAAATCGTTGATGAACCGGTTCAACACAACGCCCAATACTGGATTGAAAAGCTCTTCAAGCATGCGGAAACAATCACTGATTTTACATTAGAGAATCTGGTTGATCTTGGAGTTCTGGAACATCACCAGGGTGATTTCTGGACAGTGGCAGCTGGCAAACTATACGCGGATGCAGACGGCAACGACGAAGATGCAAGCATAGGTCAGTTCATCAGAACCAGAATCGGCAAAGACATCTTTTCAGACGACATCCCACATCCGCGAGATATTATCATCGTTTGCCTGATCGAAACATGCGATATTTTTCCCCTCATGTTTAAACTCAACAAGAAGGCGGAAGAACGGATTAAGCTTATCTGCAGGATGGACCTCATCGGCCGTTCAATGGCGGACGCGGTCGCAGAAAACATCAATAATCCGTTGCTTACAACTTCTCATCATGGCAAAAAAATCCCGCGCGTCTCACTTCATCGGATACTGCTCAACCCACATGCTCGTACTGGAAACCTTCCGGCACTTTTTGCAGATTTGACAAAGCAGTACGGCCCAGTCTTTGAGATCGCTCCTCCTTTCTCAAAGCCGAATATTTTTCTTTCCGGAGCGGAAGTAAACCGCTGGGTACGTCGACACGGACGGAAGTACCTGACATCCAAGACCCTCTTTGGCGATTTTGAGAAAGTGTATGGGGCGGTAGGCATATTGCCTGCCCTAGATGGCGCGGACCATTTCCGGTACCGAAAAACCATGACTTCAGCCTACTCCCGCGGGAGACTGGAAGAGCAGCTGGATGTGGTCTACAGCAAGGCGCGCGAATACATGGCAAACTGGAAAGTGGGCGAAAGCTATCCTGGAAGGGACCTGTGCCGAAAAATGATCAACGCTCAGATGTCACCTTTATCCATGAATATTGATACGCAGGACATCATGGAGGATATAATTGCCTACAAGGAGCGAGCGCTCAGCACCCATCTCTTAAATATCTTGCCAAAATTCATGTTGGAAACGCCGGGAATGAAACGCAGGGCCAAGGCAATAGACACCTTGATGGAGCGGGTACAAAGTGTCCATACAGCAGCCCAACGGGCCGGTTGTCCGCGAAACTTTGTGGATGATCTGCTAAGCCTCAATGCGAACTACCCGCTATTGATGCCCGAGTCGAATCTGAGTTTCGCTCTATCGGCAGTGGTGCTTGCCAGCATGTACCTGGGTGACGGCTTTAGCTTCGCTCTTTATGCCATGGCGTCACAACCCGAGCTTTACGAAAAAATTCAAAGCGAGGCCGACGCACTGTTTTCAAACGGTGATCCAACTGGCAAAGACCTCACTCCCGCCAATCTGGAAATCACCGATCGCTTCGTCAATGAATGCCTTCGGGTGTACCCGATTGTTCCGATGTCCATGCGCGGCGTCGTGAATACGTTCACGATCGAGGGCTACGAAATACCGCAAGGGGCCAGAATAAACATCGCGCAAACCGCCCCGCACTATATGGAAGATTCCTTCCCGGATCCCTTTTCATTTGATATCGACCGTTACCTGCCGCCCCGCAATGAGCATAAAAAGCCTGGATACGCCCCATACGGACTGGGACCGCACACGTGCCTTGGCAACCGATGGATGACTCTGCACATGGCTGTCAACCTGCTGATCATAGCGCATTACTTTACCCTTCGCGTATATCCCGAAAACTATAAACTTGGGATCACCGCATTTCCATCAATGAAGCCGAACAAGAAGCTTAAATTTCATGTCGCCGAACAGAAACGAGAATTGCCCGTCTGA
- a CDS encoding ABC transporter substrate-binding protein, which translates to MRLLSRLSLKKLVAASVVAILASAASGEAREQIRAEPGVYSDRIVFGQSAAFSGPASELGKGMQTGILSAFKEVNDRGGVNGRRLELRSLDDAYEPEAAIVNTQKLIGENVFALIGAVGTPTSKAAVPVAEKNDVPYIAPMTGAEYLRGSKRRTVINLRASYYQETEEMIERLTTDLGINRIAILHQDDSFGRAGLQGVLLALERRTLSAVGTGIFPRNTVAIKTALVDLRATGPEAVIIVGPYKPTATFIKWAHHIGLNSIFMTLSFVGSNALASELGDQGAGVLVTQVVPFPTGNTVPASASYRAALKAYDPAAKPGFISYEGYLAGRLVVHVVENCGRQVTRSCIDAVLRTGNNINLDGFTLRYSKNDNQGSDSVFLTMIGSDGQYTPLVSLTSATILTDIVHMQKTPR; encoded by the coding sequence ATGCGGTTACTAAGCAGACTGTCTCTCAAAAAACTGGTTGCCGCTTCAGTAGTTGCAATACTGGCAAGCGCAGCATCAGGGGAGGCCCGGGAGCAAATACGCGCCGAGCCGGGCGTATACAGCGATCGTATTGTATTTGGACAGTCAGCTGCCTTCAGTGGTCCGGCCAGCGAGCTTGGCAAGGGCATGCAGACCGGCATTCTTTCTGCGTTCAAAGAGGTTAATGACCGGGGCGGCGTTAACGGACGCCGTCTGGAACTGCGATCACTGGATGACGCATACGAGCCGGAAGCGGCAATCGTAAATACGCAGAAACTGATTGGTGAGAATGTTTTCGCACTCATCGGTGCGGTTGGCACTCCCACATCCAAGGCCGCGGTACCCGTCGCGGAGAAAAACGATGTGCCTTACATAGCGCCCATGACCGGTGCGGAGTACCTGCGTGGCAGCAAACGCCGGACAGTGATCAATCTACGGGCCTCGTATTATCAGGAAACCGAGGAGATGATAGAACGACTAACGACTGATCTCGGAATTAACCGCATCGCCATTCTCCACCAGGATGATTCATTCGGTCGTGCCGGCCTGCAGGGGGTACTTCTTGCTCTTGAGCGGCGCACGCTCTCCGCTGTCGGAACGGGGATATTTCCTCGCAATACCGTAGCGATAAAGACGGCGCTTGTTGATTTGCGTGCCACAGGACCGGAAGCCGTGATTATTGTTGGTCCCTACAAGCCAACCGCAACATTTATCAAGTGGGCCCACCACATCGGCTTGAACTCCATTTTTATGACGCTTTCATTCGTAGGCAGCAATGCCCTGGCAAGCGAACTGGGTGATCAGGGGGCCGGAGTTCTGGTTACTCAGGTGGTTCCATTTCCAACCGGGAACACGGTGCCCGCCTCAGCTTCCTATCGTGCTGCGCTCAAGGCTTACGATCCGGCGGCAAAACCCGGATTTATATCGTATGAGGGATATTTGGCGGGGCGGCTGGTTGTCCATGTCGTAGAGAACTGCGGCAGGCAGGTTACCCGCAGCTGTATTGATGCGGTGCTGCGCACCGGCAACAACATTAACCTGGATGGCTTCACCTTGAGATACAGCAAGAATGACAATCAAGGTTCAGACAGCGTGTTCTTGACGATGATTGGTTCCGACGGCCAGTACACGCCTCTTGTGTCTCTAACCTCGGCGACGATACTGACCGACATTGTGCATATGCAAAAGACACCGAGATAA
- a CDS encoding ATP-binding protein produces MLSRLWNRISTQISTQLYISFGGAVVLVIIVSLIALFFLSQIGKVQQNVNEKNIPEMASAFAIAQQTGMLVAAAPRLTTSTPEQFGTVAGTIDLQADAFKTQLSAMMEDQGESEQSQRIKSDGVAIIQNIERIKLLVRERFDLRKSSLNLRDELQDIHGKITPIMINEIDDQMFYLMTGHRSLGEVQSPRSVHFSESEFLIYRHLFELREAAVVASQLLATTFVVTDAAMLQPLRERFEAAAGSISRSLEALEKYKRDRGDLHDQLPRISEDLISFGRRENNGFDLRSRELAVDDELSALLLENQALGIDIVARVESVVNDSSMAAGEMASKAAAVTATSTKLLLAFNIVSISGAVLLGWLLVQRRLIRRLERISNQMQEMADGNLEITVDTRGNDEIAQLSKALEVFRHNALEVQRLNLVETLANQLQEKNEELAHANEELKRAQDQIVMREKLAALGQLTAGVAHEIKNPMNFIMNFSEVSQELLEELLEEIAKLEAGGSTEEGYDPELIEEVAEDLTGNLKRIHEHGTRANRIITDMLKMGRGGGDWQPTDLNVLLNQHALLAFHSARASDPDFQLEIREDYAQDIDKIMVQPQDIGRVFLNLVTNACYAADEKRKMLAAADDASKKDFQPTLSLSTRLIDDHIEIHVRDNGTGIPESALERIFNPFYTTKPTDQGTGLGLSLSSDIIRQHGGEIRVETQEGEYTDMIVVLPLDPAANQVIDASGEDTEGKDLTTASS; encoded by the coding sequence ATGCTTTCAAGACTCTGGAACAGGATTTCCACGCAAATTTCTACGCAACTCTATATAAGTTTTGGAGGTGCAGTAGTACTCGTCATTATCGTCAGTCTGATTGCCCTTTTCTTTCTCAGCCAGATCGGCAAAGTTCAGCAAAACGTTAACGAAAAGAACATACCCGAGATGGCATCGGCGTTTGCAATTGCCCAGCAGACAGGCATGCTCGTCGCCGCCGCCCCACGGCTCACCACAAGCACTCCCGAGCAGTTCGGAACCGTAGCCGGGACGATCGACCTGCAGGCAGACGCATTTAAAACACAGCTCTCGGCAATGATGGAAGATCAGGGAGAAAGCGAACAATCACAACGGATCAAGTCTGACGGGGTTGCCATAATCCAGAACATAGAGCGAATCAAACTGCTCGTCAGGGAACGTTTTGACCTTCGCAAGAGCAGTCTCAATCTCAGAGACGAGCTTCAGGATATACATGGCAAGATAACGCCGATTATGATTAACGAAATCGACGATCAGATGTTCTATCTGATGACCGGACACCGGTCTCTTGGTGAAGTACAGTCGCCCCGCTCGGTTCATTTCTCCGAATCGGAATTCCTGATCTATCGCCACCTCTTTGAGCTCCGCGAAGCGGCTGTGGTTGCTTCGCAGCTACTTGCAACCACATTTGTAGTGACCGATGCGGCCATGCTGCAGCCACTGCGAGAACGGTTTGAAGCCGCAGCCGGCAGCATCAGCAGGTCGCTTGAAGCGCTTGAGAAATACAAACGGGATAGAGGCGACCTTCATGACCAACTGCCCCGGATTTCCGAAGACCTGATCTCGTTCGGCAGAAGGGAGAACAACGGATTCGACCTGCGCAGCCGGGAACTGGCAGTTGACGATGAACTGTCCGCCCTGCTTCTCGAGAATCAGGCTTTAGGAATTGATATCGTAGCGCGGGTAGAAAGTGTTGTAAATGATTCAAGCATGGCCGCGGGGGAGATGGCAAGCAAGGCGGCCGCGGTAACCGCTACCAGCACCAAGCTGCTGCTGGCTTTCAATATTGTCAGCATAAGCGGCGCAGTCCTGCTGGGATGGCTGCTTGTGCAGCGTCGCCTTATCCGGCGTCTGGAGCGCATATCGAATCAAATGCAGGAAATGGCTGACGGCAACCTGGAAATAACCGTCGACACGAGAGGCAATGACGAAATCGCGCAATTGTCCAAGGCGCTTGAGGTGTTCCGACACAACGCACTGGAAGTGCAGCGCCTTAATCTTGTGGAAACTCTTGCGAACCAGCTGCAGGAAAAAAATGAGGAACTGGCACATGCCAACGAGGAGTTGAAGCGGGCGCAGGACCAGATCGTGATGCGAGAGAAACTTGCCGCGCTTGGACAGTTGACAGCCGGGGTCGCGCACGAAATCAAAAATCCGATGAACTTCATCATGAATTTCTCAGAGGTTTCACAGGAACTGCTGGAAGAACTGCTGGAGGAAATAGCCAAGCTTGAGGCTGGCGGAAGCACAGAAGAGGGATATGATCCGGAGTTAATCGAAGAAGTGGCCGAGGACCTGACGGGAAACCTGAAGCGCATTCACGAGCACGGCACTCGCGCGAACCGGATCATAACAGACATGCTCAAGATGGGTCGCGGTGGCGGGGACTGGCAACCGACTGACCTCAACGTACTGCTTAACCAGCATGCGCTGCTTGCGTTTCACAGCGCTCGCGCCTCTGACCCTGATTTCCAGCTGGAAATCAGGGAAGACTATGCGCAGGACATAGACAAGATCATGGTACAACCGCAGGACATAGGCCGGGTTTTCCTGAACCTGGTAACCAATGCCTGCTATGCCGCAGACGAAAAACGAAAAATGCTGGCTGCTGCTGACGATGCTTCGAAAAAGGATTTTCAACCGACGCTTAGCCTGAGCACGCGGCTGATTGATGACCATATTGAGATACATGTCCGTGACAATGGAACCGGTATTCCAGAATCTGCATTGGAGCGTATCTTTAATCCGTTCTATACAACGAAACCCACGGATCAAGGAACAGGTCTAGGATTATCGCTGTCCAGTGACATCATACGGCAGCACGGCGGCGAGATCCGCGTAGAAACGCAGGAAGGTGAATATACAGATATGATTGTTGTCTTGCCGCTTGACCCCGCAGCTAATCAGGTGATTGATGCTTCTGGAGAGGATACAGAAGGCAAGGACCTGACAACTGCTTCTTCGTAA
- a CDS encoding ATP-binding protein, giving the protein MGKDGRMQASRTLIVPNRLEEIQAIAAALEEFCEQMDFPPEALFHIQLSLEEIFTNVASYAHDDDQEHEVEIIFSGEGETITVEILDDGCPFNPLEDAPELDVESSLEDRRIGGAGIMLAKQLMTELRYQRSSGRNHLTMIKKI; this is encoded by the coding sequence ATGGGTAAAGACGGTAGGATGCAAGCTTCACGTACGTTGATCGTTCCGAATCGGTTGGAGGAAATCCAGGCGATTGCGGCAGCGCTGGAGGAATTTTGTGAACAGATGGATTTCCCACCTGAAGCGCTGTTTCACATACAGCTTTCCCTGGAGGAAATCTTCACCAACGTGGCAAGTTATGCGCATGATGATGATCAGGAGCATGAAGTGGAGATTATATTCTCAGGAGAAGGTGAAACCATTACTGTTGAGATACTGGATGACGGGTGCCCCTTTAACCCGCTTGAAGACGCGCCGGAGCTTGATGTCGAAAGTTCGCTTGAAGACCGCCGTATTGGCGGAGCAGGAATAATGCTGGCCAAGCAGCTGATGACTGAGCTGCGCTATCAGCGTAGCAGTGGTCGCAATCATCTGACCATGATCAAGAAAATTTAG